ccacgaagggccatatcagggcggtgctgctttgacatataacgtgcgccacacacaagactgaCAGAAGTCACTGACGCAGCACAGCCGCCGGGCTTCAtagtgtctcacccagtcacatcatTATTCTGCGGccgaaccaaccagtcctagcactaaccccataatgccagacgccaggccgcggagcagccactagattgccaattttaaaatcttagggtaatcttgaacttaaGCGTGTtgaattcatagctcagaattcagaggcatttaagtctccaaatttgtagaacctgcacttgtaatcataacaagtcattttagatccctttgaagttacggaatgaactccgatgaacgaatgcatttcatttacatgggtcaaagaaggaattactCCGTGTGAgcgaacaagggagacaactctttcgtgtaaatgatgtcccgccatggttgacaacgtacgccattttcggtgcattttcgtcgattgaacaaccaaattaattaattatgcttaagtttggagctcaatccgtcaattaatttcacgacaaatggaAGAATGTGTGGGTGGTAATCTTGTTCTTGATTAATTCGATTTGGCCCTCGTGTTACTAGATCTAGGGTCAGAGCGCTTGTAAAAGGCAGTTGGTTCAATGCCTACCATGCCGGCGTTGATCTTGTACAGCATGGCCAAtcggttgttttttcttcgatCTTCTAAGCTAACCCAACCTAGGTTCTTGAGCACGGTTATTTACAGTGCCAGGTTCTCTATCTCTGTAGTTCAGGGACTGCAAAAGAGCCAAATTTCGCTGATGTCTCAAGTTGGTGTTCTTTTTAAACTTGTTCTGGTGATGTCTGCCACGAATGCTACAAGCGAGCGTTCTTTTAGTGCCATGAGGAGGGTGAAAATGTACCTTCGCGCCAACATGCTGCAAGAACGTTTAAACCATCTCATGTTGCTTCATGTGCACAAGGAGCGCACAGACAGAATTGACTTGCCACATGTTGCCAACAACTTTGCAGCGTCACCCCATCGTCGTGACATCTTTGGCACGTTCACCACATCAGCCTTGGCAGGGACAAGCGTTCTTCAGGCCACCAAGGCCACTCAAACTGTCAAGTTTGACTGAGACAAAGTGAAAAGGCGTGACTGCCCACTGGACAACGTGACAGGGCCTTTCTGTGCGTTCACTGACGTTCAAGTAAGTGTAAAGTAAATATTCCTTGATATtgtcaaagaaactacaatgggaagaaggataacttcctcattgggcatgcttagaaatgagaatggctaaatacgagttattccccttttctacatgctgaccaggctgtctcctgctttgtcatgactagtacagtcgatctttctcatgctgtgacttgctttattttcacattttcggtatttaaaacagcaaacacacacacacacacacacacacacacatacactgaagaagtttccattctgattcggttattttatttggtgctatatgtttgcttcacattgtttcttttacattgctttaggtatcccaattcgctaaacacatccataatgcatgcatggctcattcgaaagagggcaactgaataactgatgcccaatagcaataaatactgaacaactgaacaataaatagcaataaatgatgacagcgccaagtttttaagtacaaagtgaaatcatgtgactggacaaaggcacaattacaaaatacaaataaaaaaatcgaggctcattttaaattaagttctcagctcatggggaagcataaggtgaccctagaaaccgaaattaggagacctcccgcccccagggcagactacaaaaaaaaaaaaagggggggggggggggctaatttgtgaaaaagtataaaaggaatcgaaAACTGTATGCATGTATTTAGTTAGTACCCCAAAaatacaatgtcagaccctaaagaaagtttgttagtctttgcttaggcaaaacaaagcaaaatagcctgtttacggtatcccgaccaaccctatttttctagaccaaccctagactttttttttggcatttggaaaaaaagaaaaagaaaaaaaaaatcaattttgttcctgtttttttgcaaaataatttaaaaagatggttataaaatttttttaagaaaagccgacctaccgaccctctttttgtgtgcctatgttactgtaaacagactaaaaggtacatcagaaacaacacaccagggagggtccaaaattgtatcaaaatatagatggtagggaattcaaaataaaaaagacaatagacaaaacatgtacttcggctcatagagccttctttaatttttgactcattaagtccatgctccgagagtcctttttttaattttgaattgcctaccatctatttttttatacaattttggaccctctttgtacggagagagttggcaattgttaatcacattctctcatctcattgactctccttcagctccttggtaacatgcgttcccgtctctgccaggattggacacagcagcagataaccggtaaatatgtaacaggcataaatggcaaaatagctcgcctcgcctgataatatatgagacaactgttctactacaaagtctttcttgggaggcttggctaatttactcgctcgttttacacggggttccatcgttttcttttctaatcggaaaaccttgctcctcagtttgttgaccttctgccaaagttccgcttcacgaggggatggggaagATGAcaactttgatgctttacatcctatgtcctccaggatcgcctgaatgtcatctaaaaaagaaaacacacataaaataacataaccataacaagttacaacctggaaaaaattaaaacac
This Littorina saxatilis isolate snail1 linkage group LG17, US_GU_Lsax_2.0, whole genome shotgun sequence DNA region includes the following protein-coding sequences:
- the LOC138953057 gene encoding uncharacterized protein, with the protein product MFKVSSFVLITLRPTSKTILQRGSLVWNAVPTLFAVPNPPPKVASGRKPPSQRVATNEASTDLSPDAQIVQPDDIQAILEDIGCKASKLSSSPSPREAELWQKVNKLRSKVFRLEKKTMEPRVKRASKLAKPPKKDFVVEQLSHILSGEASYFAIYACYIFTGYLLLCPILAETGTHVTKELKESQ